A stretch of Geobacter sp. DNA encodes these proteins:
- a CDS encoding PEP-CTERM sorting domain-containing protein, whose protein sequence is MTPWKTMFATCMTVAVLATQAHALTSTIQDQFYGSYDHGYGDVLAASTNVNAFQVSSLQVVTTGSKLQISVNGSYFNPTSGNKYGTTMGDLFISTNGWRPDTSKANYLNDGWKQQNGTWIRNDGEMWEYAFVFDSDAARSLPTGSGQVTSGTFSVYALPTATVAAAAAATRFSGMPSGYIWRDGQEWAVNKNGAGVTREGALGAGTWTRTDQALTFDLADFSEYFTTEDLNSPNGWGYHWAMSCGNDTIEGMAPTPPPVPEPSTLVLLGVGLLGVGVFRFKRRG, encoded by the coding sequence ATGACACCCTGGAAAACCATGTTCGCCACCTGCATGACAGTCGCGGTGCTGGCGACGCAAGCCCACGCACTGACCTCAACCATCCAGGACCAGTTCTACGGGTCCTACGATCATGGCTATGGGGACGTACTGGCAGCCAGCACCAATGTCAATGCATTCCAGGTATCCTCTCTCCAGGTCGTCACCACCGGGTCGAAACTGCAGATCTCGGTCAACGGCTCCTATTTCAACCCGACTTCGGGCAACAAGTACGGTACGACCATGGGTGACCTGTTCATCAGCACCAATGGCTGGCGTCCCGACACGAGCAAGGCAAACTACCTGAACGACGGATGGAAGCAACAGAACGGCACATGGATACGCAACGACGGGGAAATGTGGGAATACGCCTTTGTCTTCGATTCCGATGCCGCAAGAAGCCTTCCCACCGGCAGTGGCCAGGTCACCAGCGGGACGTTCTCCGTCTATGCCCTGCCGACCGCGACCGTCGCAGCCGCTGCAGCAGCCACCCGGTTCAGCGGCATGCCGAGCGGGTACATCTGGCGGGACGGCCAGGAATGGGCCGTCAATAAAAACGGAGCAGGCGTCACCAGGGAAGGGGCTCTGGGCGCTGGCACCTGGACCCGCACCGACCAGGCATTGACCTTTGATCTCGCCGATTTCAGCGAATATTTCACCACAGAGGATCTGAATTCACCAAACGGATGGGGATATCACTGGGCCATGAGTTGCGGAAACGACACCATCGAGGGGATGGCTCCCACCCCTCCCCCAGTCCCCGAACCGTCGACACTGGTGCTGCTGGGCGTTGGGCTGCTCGGTGTCGGCGTGTTCAGGTTCAAACGGAGGGGATGA